The Hemicordylus capensis ecotype Gifberg chromosome 6, rHemCap1.1.pri, whole genome shotgun sequence genome window below encodes:
- the PLEKHH3 gene encoding pleckstrin homology domain-containing family H member 3 isoform X4 → MCSLIAEKKCGRVQDEPDAIIKGWLQREVRGGVKTPWLRPRKYWFVLTQDSLDYYSGCDVSARRLGSLVLTSLCSVLWPDKQTYKETGYWAVTVFGRKHCYRLYTEHLNEAVHWVCALQKVIVSKAPVQTPTQLLMYDIEENRNSPEILEHIYHNNSILCYTAGPIYAPLLPFPYGVGENTAPCGRGYAALRDEAIKLFHSLQQLEGVREPALLMQGVLQTCRDLPPLVDEIYCQLVKQTTEPPTPGAPTDLRYWQLLTCMSCTFLPSPPVLSYLHLHLQRTENHFPGSEMAQYGHFITEALRKTKGRECVPSLDEIEGLMGRQEMMCTVHCPGTAACHVAISSHTTAQEVAQELRSRLGLVCSPNSFALYEESWQQECPLPEDVLVVDVLARFENLAGEEPHRKPPGRLWFRHYGCLDKDSVPRNSQEFVLLFEQAHKLVLRGCVPASEETLHSLAALRLQSLNGDFSTHMPFPCLDQLFPPGLLHSRLSPLPSPPSNPKVFPATRGFLAGAFSAGLWGGPSLAKQQVEWKQHLRDRLREEAVSVMGAIMDRWKQLEGMGQLEAMAAYIDLVGEWSAFGSAPFDVEAHLAREVVQLLQAYVTSSKPQLETPSTPVAALQQQGLHPPTRLPEMGPFLN, encoded by the exons ATGTGCAGTCTTATCGCAGAGAAGAAGTGTGGGAGGGTGCAAGATGAGCCTGATGCCATCATAAAAG GCTGGCTGCAGCGAGAGGTGCGAGGAGGTGTCAAGACCCCCTGGCTGCGTCCCCGCAAGTACTGGTTTGTGCTGACACAGGATTCCCTTGACTACTACAGTGGGTGTGACGTGAGCGCCCGGCGTCTTGGGTCTCTTGTCCTCACCAGCCTCTGCTCTGTGCTGTGGCCTGACAAACAGACCTACAAGGAGACAG GATACTGGGCAGTGACAGTTTTCGGCAGGAAGCACTGTTACCGGCTCTACACCGAGCACTTAAATGAGGCTGTGCATTGGGTGTGTGCTCTGCAGAAGGTCATCGTCAGCAAAGCTCCTGTGCAGACCCCCACCCAGCTGCTCATGTATGACATTGAG gaGAATCGCAATAGCCCAGAAATTCTAGAGCACATTTATCACAATAACTCCATCCTGTGCTACACGGCTGGTCCAATCTatgccccactgctgccattccCTTATGGAGTGGGTGAAAATACAG CTCCTTGTGGCCGAGGCTACGCAGCACTTCGCGATGAAGCCATCAAGCTGTTCCACTCTCTGCAGCAGCTAGAGGGGGTGCGGGAGCCAGCCCTGCTCATGCAGGGGGTGCTGCAAACTTGCCGTGATCTCCCACCCCTCGTGGATGAGATTTACTGCCAGCTAGTGAAGCAGACAACAGAACCGCCCACACCAGGTGCACCCACAGACCTGCGCTACTGGCAGCTGCTCACTTGCATGAGCTGTACATTTTTGCCTTCCCCTCCTGTATTAAGCTACCTGCATCTGCATCTGCAGCG TACAGAGAACCATTTCCCTGGATCAGAGATGGCCCAGTATGGACACTTCATCACAGAGGCTCTACGCAAGACCAAGGGGCGGGAGTGCGTGCCCTCACTGGATGAGATTGAAGGGCTGATGGGACGCCAGGAAATGATGTGCACCGTGCATTGCCCTGGCACTGCTGCCTGCCATGTGGCCATCAGTTCTCACACCACGGCCCAGGAG GTGGCCCAGGAATTGAGGTCGCGCCTGGGCCTGGTATGTAGCCCCAACTCGTTTGCCCTCTATGAGGAGAGCTGGCAGCAGGAGTGCCCCCTTCCAGAGGATGTACTGGTGGTAGACGTCCTTGCCCGGTTTGAAAA CTTAGCTGGGGAAGAGCCACACCGGAAACCCCCTGGGAGACTGTGGTTCAGACATTATGGATGCCTGGACAAGGACAGTGTCCCCCGCAACAGCCAGGAGTTTGTACTGTTGTTTGAGCAG GCCCACAAGCTGGTCCTCCGTGGCTGTGTGCCTGCCTCTGAGGAGACACTCCACTCTTTGGCTGCTTTACGCTTGCAGAGCCTGAATGGTGACTTCTCTACCCACATGCCCTTCCCTTGCCTGGACCAGCTCTTCCCTCCTGGCCTGCTACACTCCCGCCTGAGTCCCCTGCCCTCGCCACCCTCTAACCCCAAGGTCTTTCCCGCCACCCGGGGATTTCTCGCTGGGGCGTTCTCAGCTGGACTGTGGGGTGGCCCTTCTCTGGCCAAGCAGCAGGTAGAATGGAAGCAACATCTGCGTGACCGTCTCCGGGAGGAGGCAGTCTCTGTGATGGGAGCAATCATGGACAGATGGAAGCAGCTAGAGGGAATGGGTCAGCTGGAGGCCATGGCTGCCTACATCGACCTGGTGGGCGAGTGGTCAGCTTTTGGCTCTGCTCCCTTTGATGTAGAGGCTCATCTG GCAAGGGAGGTTGTGCAACTCCTACAGGCATATGTGACCAGCAGCAAGCCTCAGCTGGAGACACCCAGCACCCCAGTGGCTGCACTCCAACAGCAGGGACTACACCCACCCACCAGGCTACCAGAAATGGGACCTTTTTTGAACTGA
- the PLEKHH3 gene encoding pleckstrin homology domain-containing family H member 3 isoform X1, whose translation MPFPGGLWWLLCCRQGFTLLRRDYGEAGKGAADEEEAEESFELRSQSNQEGPTSQVTLIQPSRASTDSERSLPAAEEMCSLIAEKKCGRVQDEPDAIIKGWLQREVRGGVKTPWLRPRKYWFVLTQDSLDYYSGCDVSARRLGSLVLTSLCSVLWPDKQTYKETGYWAVTVFGRKHCYRLYTEHLNEAVHWVCALQKVIVSKAPVQTPTQLLMYDIEENRNSPEILEHIYHNNSILCYTAGPIYAPLLPFPYGVGENTAPCGRGYAALRDEAIKLFHSLQQLEGVREPALLMQGVLQTCRDLPPLVDEIYCQLVKQTTEPPTPGAPTDLRYWQLLTCMSCTFLPSPPVLSYLHLHLQRTENHFPGSEMAQYGHFITEALRKTKGRECVPSLDEIEGLMGRQEMMCTVHCPGTAACHVAISSHTTAQEVAQELRSRLGLVCSPNSFALYEESWQQECPLPEDVLVVDVLARFENLAGEEPHRKPPGRLWFRHYGCLDKDSVPRNSQEFVLLFEQAHKLVLRGCVPASEETLHSLAALRLQSLNGDFSTHMPFPCLDQLFPPGLLHSRLSPLPSPPSNPKVFPATRGFLAGAFSAGLWGGPSLAKQQVEWKQHLRDRLREEAVSVMGAIMDRWKQLEGMGQLEAMAAYIDLVGEWSAFGSAPFDVEAHLAREVVQLLQAYVTSSKPQLETPSTPVAALQQQGLHPPTRLPEMGPFLN comes from the exons gGACCTACCTCACAGGTGACCCTCATTCAGCCCAGTCGTGCTAGCACTGATTCTGAAAG GTCTTTGCCAGCGGCTGAAGAAATGTGCAGTCTTATCGCAGAGAAGAAGTGTGGGAGGGTGCAAGATGAGCCTGATGCCATCATAAAAG GCTGGCTGCAGCGAGAGGTGCGAGGAGGTGTCAAGACCCCCTGGCTGCGTCCCCGCAAGTACTGGTTTGTGCTGACACAGGATTCCCTTGACTACTACAGTGGGTGTGACGTGAGCGCCCGGCGTCTTGGGTCTCTTGTCCTCACCAGCCTCTGCTCTGTGCTGTGGCCTGACAAACAGACCTACAAGGAGACAG GATACTGGGCAGTGACAGTTTTCGGCAGGAAGCACTGTTACCGGCTCTACACCGAGCACTTAAATGAGGCTGTGCATTGGGTGTGTGCTCTGCAGAAGGTCATCGTCAGCAAAGCTCCTGTGCAGACCCCCACCCAGCTGCTCATGTATGACATTGAG gaGAATCGCAATAGCCCAGAAATTCTAGAGCACATTTATCACAATAACTCCATCCTGTGCTACACGGCTGGTCCAATCTatgccccactgctgccattccCTTATGGAGTGGGTGAAAATACAG CTCCTTGTGGCCGAGGCTACGCAGCACTTCGCGATGAAGCCATCAAGCTGTTCCACTCTCTGCAGCAGCTAGAGGGGGTGCGGGAGCCAGCCCTGCTCATGCAGGGGGTGCTGCAAACTTGCCGTGATCTCCCACCCCTCGTGGATGAGATTTACTGCCAGCTAGTGAAGCAGACAACAGAACCGCCCACACCAGGTGCACCCACAGACCTGCGCTACTGGCAGCTGCTCACTTGCATGAGCTGTACATTTTTGCCTTCCCCTCCTGTATTAAGCTACCTGCATCTGCATCTGCAGCG TACAGAGAACCATTTCCCTGGATCAGAGATGGCCCAGTATGGACACTTCATCACAGAGGCTCTACGCAAGACCAAGGGGCGGGAGTGCGTGCCCTCACTGGATGAGATTGAAGGGCTGATGGGACGCCAGGAAATGATGTGCACCGTGCATTGCCCTGGCACTGCTGCCTGCCATGTGGCCATCAGTTCTCACACCACGGCCCAGGAG GTGGCCCAGGAATTGAGGTCGCGCCTGGGCCTGGTATGTAGCCCCAACTCGTTTGCCCTCTATGAGGAGAGCTGGCAGCAGGAGTGCCCCCTTCCAGAGGATGTACTGGTGGTAGACGTCCTTGCCCGGTTTGAAAA CTTAGCTGGGGAAGAGCCACACCGGAAACCCCCTGGGAGACTGTGGTTCAGACATTATGGATGCCTGGACAAGGACAGTGTCCCCCGCAACAGCCAGGAGTTTGTACTGTTGTTTGAGCAG GCCCACAAGCTGGTCCTCCGTGGCTGTGTGCCTGCCTCTGAGGAGACACTCCACTCTTTGGCTGCTTTACGCTTGCAGAGCCTGAATGGTGACTTCTCTACCCACATGCCCTTCCCTTGCCTGGACCAGCTCTTCCCTCCTGGCCTGCTACACTCCCGCCTGAGTCCCCTGCCCTCGCCACCCTCTAACCCCAAGGTCTTTCCCGCCACCCGGGGATTTCTCGCTGGGGCGTTCTCAGCTGGACTGTGGGGTGGCCCTTCTCTGGCCAAGCAGCAGGTAGAATGGAAGCAACATCTGCGTGACCGTCTCCGGGAGGAGGCAGTCTCTGTGATGGGAGCAATCATGGACAGATGGAAGCAGCTAGAGGGAATGGGTCAGCTGGAGGCCATGGCTGCCTACATCGACCTGGTGGGCGAGTGGTCAGCTTTTGGCTCTGCTCCCTTTGATGTAGAGGCTCATCTG GCAAGGGAGGTTGTGCAACTCCTACAGGCATATGTGACCAGCAGCAAGCCTCAGCTGGAGACACCCAGCACCCCAGTGGCTGCACTCCAACAGCAGGGACTACACCCACCCACCAGGCTACCAGAAATGGGACCTTTTTTGAACTGA
- the PLEKHH3 gene encoding pleckstrin homology domain-containing family H member 3 isoform X2 translates to MAKQARGRRTKRKPRSPSSCAVKATRRSLPAAEEMCSLIAEKKCGRVQDEPDAIIKGWLQREVRGGVKTPWLRPRKYWFVLTQDSLDYYSGCDVSARRLGSLVLTSLCSVLWPDKQTYKETGYWAVTVFGRKHCYRLYTEHLNEAVHWVCALQKVIVSKAPVQTPTQLLMYDIEENRNSPEILEHIYHNNSILCYTAGPIYAPLLPFPYGVGENTAPCGRGYAALRDEAIKLFHSLQQLEGVREPALLMQGVLQTCRDLPPLVDEIYCQLVKQTTEPPTPGAPTDLRYWQLLTCMSCTFLPSPPVLSYLHLHLQRTENHFPGSEMAQYGHFITEALRKTKGRECVPSLDEIEGLMGRQEMMCTVHCPGTAACHVAISSHTTAQEVAQELRSRLGLVCSPNSFALYEESWQQECPLPEDVLVVDVLARFENLAGEEPHRKPPGRLWFRHYGCLDKDSVPRNSQEFVLLFEQAHKLVLRGCVPASEETLHSLAALRLQSLNGDFSTHMPFPCLDQLFPPGLLHSRLSPLPSPPSNPKVFPATRGFLAGAFSAGLWGGPSLAKQQVEWKQHLRDRLREEAVSVMGAIMDRWKQLEGMGQLEAMAAYIDLVGEWSAFGSAPFDVEAHLAREVVQLLQAYVTSSKPQLETPSTPVAALQQQGLHPPTRLPEMGPFLN, encoded by the exons GTCTTTGCCAGCGGCTGAAGAAATGTGCAGTCTTATCGCAGAGAAGAAGTGTGGGAGGGTGCAAGATGAGCCTGATGCCATCATAAAAG GCTGGCTGCAGCGAGAGGTGCGAGGAGGTGTCAAGACCCCCTGGCTGCGTCCCCGCAAGTACTGGTTTGTGCTGACACAGGATTCCCTTGACTACTACAGTGGGTGTGACGTGAGCGCCCGGCGTCTTGGGTCTCTTGTCCTCACCAGCCTCTGCTCTGTGCTGTGGCCTGACAAACAGACCTACAAGGAGACAG GATACTGGGCAGTGACAGTTTTCGGCAGGAAGCACTGTTACCGGCTCTACACCGAGCACTTAAATGAGGCTGTGCATTGGGTGTGTGCTCTGCAGAAGGTCATCGTCAGCAAAGCTCCTGTGCAGACCCCCACCCAGCTGCTCATGTATGACATTGAG gaGAATCGCAATAGCCCAGAAATTCTAGAGCACATTTATCACAATAACTCCATCCTGTGCTACACGGCTGGTCCAATCTatgccccactgctgccattccCTTATGGAGTGGGTGAAAATACAG CTCCTTGTGGCCGAGGCTACGCAGCACTTCGCGATGAAGCCATCAAGCTGTTCCACTCTCTGCAGCAGCTAGAGGGGGTGCGGGAGCCAGCCCTGCTCATGCAGGGGGTGCTGCAAACTTGCCGTGATCTCCCACCCCTCGTGGATGAGATTTACTGCCAGCTAGTGAAGCAGACAACAGAACCGCCCACACCAGGTGCACCCACAGACCTGCGCTACTGGCAGCTGCTCACTTGCATGAGCTGTACATTTTTGCCTTCCCCTCCTGTATTAAGCTACCTGCATCTGCATCTGCAGCG TACAGAGAACCATTTCCCTGGATCAGAGATGGCCCAGTATGGACACTTCATCACAGAGGCTCTACGCAAGACCAAGGGGCGGGAGTGCGTGCCCTCACTGGATGAGATTGAAGGGCTGATGGGACGCCAGGAAATGATGTGCACCGTGCATTGCCCTGGCACTGCTGCCTGCCATGTGGCCATCAGTTCTCACACCACGGCCCAGGAG GTGGCCCAGGAATTGAGGTCGCGCCTGGGCCTGGTATGTAGCCCCAACTCGTTTGCCCTCTATGAGGAGAGCTGGCAGCAGGAGTGCCCCCTTCCAGAGGATGTACTGGTGGTAGACGTCCTTGCCCGGTTTGAAAA CTTAGCTGGGGAAGAGCCACACCGGAAACCCCCTGGGAGACTGTGGTTCAGACATTATGGATGCCTGGACAAGGACAGTGTCCCCCGCAACAGCCAGGAGTTTGTACTGTTGTTTGAGCAG GCCCACAAGCTGGTCCTCCGTGGCTGTGTGCCTGCCTCTGAGGAGACACTCCACTCTTTGGCTGCTTTACGCTTGCAGAGCCTGAATGGTGACTTCTCTACCCACATGCCCTTCCCTTGCCTGGACCAGCTCTTCCCTCCTGGCCTGCTACACTCCCGCCTGAGTCCCCTGCCCTCGCCACCCTCTAACCCCAAGGTCTTTCCCGCCACCCGGGGATTTCTCGCTGGGGCGTTCTCAGCTGGACTGTGGGGTGGCCCTTCTCTGGCCAAGCAGCAGGTAGAATGGAAGCAACATCTGCGTGACCGTCTCCGGGAGGAGGCAGTCTCTGTGATGGGAGCAATCATGGACAGATGGAAGCAGCTAGAGGGAATGGGTCAGCTGGAGGCCATGGCTGCCTACATCGACCTGGTGGGCGAGTGGTCAGCTTTTGGCTCTGCTCCCTTTGATGTAGAGGCTCATCTG GCAAGGGAGGTTGTGCAACTCCTACAGGCATATGTGACCAGCAGCAAGCCTCAGCTGGAGACACCCAGCACCCCAGTGGCTGCACTCCAACAGCAGGGACTACACCCACCCACCAGGCTACCAGAAATGGGACCTTTTTTGAACTGA
- the PLEKHH3 gene encoding pleckstrin homology domain-containing family H member 3 isoform X3, with the protein MVLPPIEAEKLCVSLLFRFRSLPAAEEMCSLIAEKKCGRVQDEPDAIIKGWLQREVRGGVKTPWLRPRKYWFVLTQDSLDYYSGCDVSARRLGSLVLTSLCSVLWPDKQTYKETGYWAVTVFGRKHCYRLYTEHLNEAVHWVCALQKVIVSKAPVQTPTQLLMYDIEENRNSPEILEHIYHNNSILCYTAGPIYAPLLPFPYGVGENTAPCGRGYAALRDEAIKLFHSLQQLEGVREPALLMQGVLQTCRDLPPLVDEIYCQLVKQTTEPPTPGAPTDLRYWQLLTCMSCTFLPSPPVLSYLHLHLQRTENHFPGSEMAQYGHFITEALRKTKGRECVPSLDEIEGLMGRQEMMCTVHCPGTAACHVAISSHTTAQEVAQELRSRLGLVCSPNSFALYEESWQQECPLPEDVLVVDVLARFENLAGEEPHRKPPGRLWFRHYGCLDKDSVPRNSQEFVLLFEQAHKLVLRGCVPASEETLHSLAALRLQSLNGDFSTHMPFPCLDQLFPPGLLHSRLSPLPSPPSNPKVFPATRGFLAGAFSAGLWGGPSLAKQQVEWKQHLRDRLREEAVSVMGAIMDRWKQLEGMGQLEAMAAYIDLVGEWSAFGSAPFDVEAHLAREVVQLLQAYVTSSKPQLETPSTPVAALQQQGLHPPTRLPEMGPFLN; encoded by the exons ATGGTCCTCCCTCCAATAGAGGCTGAGAAATTATGTGTCTCGCTCCTCTTTCGATTCAG GTCTTTGCCAGCGGCTGAAGAAATGTGCAGTCTTATCGCAGAGAAGAAGTGTGGGAGGGTGCAAGATGAGCCTGATGCCATCATAAAAG GCTGGCTGCAGCGAGAGGTGCGAGGAGGTGTCAAGACCCCCTGGCTGCGTCCCCGCAAGTACTGGTTTGTGCTGACACAGGATTCCCTTGACTACTACAGTGGGTGTGACGTGAGCGCCCGGCGTCTTGGGTCTCTTGTCCTCACCAGCCTCTGCTCTGTGCTGTGGCCTGACAAACAGACCTACAAGGAGACAG GATACTGGGCAGTGACAGTTTTCGGCAGGAAGCACTGTTACCGGCTCTACACCGAGCACTTAAATGAGGCTGTGCATTGGGTGTGTGCTCTGCAGAAGGTCATCGTCAGCAAAGCTCCTGTGCAGACCCCCACCCAGCTGCTCATGTATGACATTGAG gaGAATCGCAATAGCCCAGAAATTCTAGAGCACATTTATCACAATAACTCCATCCTGTGCTACACGGCTGGTCCAATCTatgccccactgctgccattccCTTATGGAGTGGGTGAAAATACAG CTCCTTGTGGCCGAGGCTACGCAGCACTTCGCGATGAAGCCATCAAGCTGTTCCACTCTCTGCAGCAGCTAGAGGGGGTGCGGGAGCCAGCCCTGCTCATGCAGGGGGTGCTGCAAACTTGCCGTGATCTCCCACCCCTCGTGGATGAGATTTACTGCCAGCTAGTGAAGCAGACAACAGAACCGCCCACACCAGGTGCACCCACAGACCTGCGCTACTGGCAGCTGCTCACTTGCATGAGCTGTACATTTTTGCCTTCCCCTCCTGTATTAAGCTACCTGCATCTGCATCTGCAGCG TACAGAGAACCATTTCCCTGGATCAGAGATGGCCCAGTATGGACACTTCATCACAGAGGCTCTACGCAAGACCAAGGGGCGGGAGTGCGTGCCCTCACTGGATGAGATTGAAGGGCTGATGGGACGCCAGGAAATGATGTGCACCGTGCATTGCCCTGGCACTGCTGCCTGCCATGTGGCCATCAGTTCTCACACCACGGCCCAGGAG GTGGCCCAGGAATTGAGGTCGCGCCTGGGCCTGGTATGTAGCCCCAACTCGTTTGCCCTCTATGAGGAGAGCTGGCAGCAGGAGTGCCCCCTTCCAGAGGATGTACTGGTGGTAGACGTCCTTGCCCGGTTTGAAAA CTTAGCTGGGGAAGAGCCACACCGGAAACCCCCTGGGAGACTGTGGTTCAGACATTATGGATGCCTGGACAAGGACAGTGTCCCCCGCAACAGCCAGGAGTTTGTACTGTTGTTTGAGCAG GCCCACAAGCTGGTCCTCCGTGGCTGTGTGCCTGCCTCTGAGGAGACACTCCACTCTTTGGCTGCTTTACGCTTGCAGAGCCTGAATGGTGACTTCTCTACCCACATGCCCTTCCCTTGCCTGGACCAGCTCTTCCCTCCTGGCCTGCTACACTCCCGCCTGAGTCCCCTGCCCTCGCCACCCTCTAACCCCAAGGTCTTTCCCGCCACCCGGGGATTTCTCGCTGGGGCGTTCTCAGCTGGACTGTGGGGTGGCCCTTCTCTGGCCAAGCAGCAGGTAGAATGGAAGCAACATCTGCGTGACCGTCTCCGGGAGGAGGCAGTCTCTGTGATGGGAGCAATCATGGACAGATGGAAGCAGCTAGAGGGAATGGGTCAGCTGGAGGCCATGGCTGCCTACATCGACCTGGTGGGCGAGTGGTCAGCTTTTGGCTCTGCTCCCTTTGATGTAGAGGCTCATCTG GCAAGGGAGGTTGTGCAACTCCTACAGGCATATGTGACCAGCAGCAAGCCTCAGCTGGAGACACCCAGCACCCCAGTGGCTGCACTCCAACAGCAGGGACTACACCCACCCACCAGGCTACCAGAAATGGGACCTTTTTTGAACTGA